In one Neobacillus sp. CF12 genomic region, the following are encoded:
- a CDS encoding amino acid permease — MEALKSYKSDKNNQKVQNSRECKGHVKRNLKARHMTMIAIGGSIGTGLFLATGSSIQTAGPGGALIAYGVIGIMVYFLMTSLGEMATLMPVSGSFSTYGSRFVDPAFGFALGWNYWFNWAVTLAVEIVASAIIMKFWFPDVPSIVWSTLFLGLIFLLNALSVKSYGESEYWFSLIKVVTIIVFIGVGLLTIFGILGGQFIGFKNFTVGHAPVNGGLLSVLSIFLIAGFSFQGTELVGIAAGESEEPEKNVPKAIRQVFWRILLFYIVAIAVIGLIIPYTSPDLLGRDVDNIAVSPFTLVFEKVGIAFAASVMNAVILTSVLSAGTSGLYASTRMLWSMAKDGQAPKFLQNVNDRGIPMNALVMTTIIGGLAFLTSIFGDQVYTWLLNASGLTGFIAWLGIAVSHYRFRKAYMAQGRDLNDLKFKAKWFPLGPILAFAMCVIVIFGQNYQAFLTSEIDWYGVAVSYIGLPIFLGLWIGYKLVHKTKVVPLKECSFDEISSK, encoded by the coding sequence ATGGAAGCACTCAAAAGCTATAAAAGTGACAAAAATAATCAGAAGGTTCAGAATAGTAGAGAATGCAAAGGTCATGTTAAACGCAATCTAAAGGCACGTCACATGACGATGATTGCAATTGGAGGGTCAATCGGGACAGGGTTATTTTTAGCTACAGGGTCATCCATTCAAACAGCTGGGCCTGGTGGAGCGCTAATAGCTTATGGAGTTATCGGCATCATGGTCTACTTTTTGATGACAAGTCTCGGAGAAATGGCTACCTTAATGCCGGTTTCGGGATCCTTTTCAACATATGGCAGCCGTTTTGTTGATCCGGCATTTGGTTTTGCGCTCGGTTGGAACTATTGGTTCAACTGGGCTGTTACACTTGCGGTTGAAATAGTAGCATCAGCTATTATTATGAAGTTCTGGTTTCCGGATGTACCGAGCATCGTGTGGAGTACACTGTTTTTAGGTCTAATCTTTTTATTGAATGCATTGTCGGTTAAAAGTTACGGAGAATCCGAGTATTGGTTCTCCTTAATAAAAGTAGTGACAATCATCGTTTTCATTGGAGTAGGTTTGCTGACCATTTTCGGCATTCTGGGCGGACAGTTTATCGGGTTTAAAAACTTTACAGTAGGACATGCTCCTGTGAATGGCGGACTTTTGTCCGTTTTAAGTATTTTTTTAATCGCAGGTTTTTCATTTCAAGGAACGGAGCTCGTGGGGATTGCTGCTGGAGAAAGTGAAGAGCCTGAGAAAAACGTACCAAAGGCTATTCGACAAGTATTTTGGCGTATACTTCTATTCTATATAGTTGCCATTGCTGTCATTGGCCTAATTATTCCTTATACAAGTCCTGACCTGTTGGGCAGGGATGTTGACAACATTGCTGTCAGCCCTTTTACCCTTGTATTTGAGAAAGTGGGCATTGCATTTGCGGCATCTGTGATGAATGCTGTCATTTTGACATCGGTCTTATCGGCAGGTACTTCCGGTTTATATGCATCGACACGCATGCTTTGGTCCATGGCAAAGGACGGTCAGGCACCTAAATTTTTACAAAATGTAAATGATCGCGGGATTCCGATGAATGCCCTTGTCATGACGACGATTATCGGAGGCTTGGCCTTTTTAACGTCCATTTTTGGAGATCAAGTGTATACATGGTTATTAAATGCGTCAGGCTTAACTGGATTTATTGCATGGCTTGGAATTGCAGTCAGCCACTATCGTTTTAGAAAAGCATATATGGCCCAGGGCAGGGACTTAAATGATTTGAAATTTAAAGCAAAATGGTTCCCGCTTGGTCCGATTCTCGCTTTTGCGATGTGTGTCATTGTCATTTTTGGTCAAAATTATCAAGCTTTTTTAACTAGTGAGATTGATTGGTATGGAGTGGCCGTGTCCTATATTGGTTTACCAATCTTTTTGGGATTATGGATCGGGTATAAACTCGTTCATAAAACGAAGGTCGTTCCACTAAAAGAATGTTCTTTTGATGAGATATCATCTAAATAG
- a CDS encoding YokU family protein gives MICQWCESDTASETSNTVYWELPDGTNAIEIQDTPSIHCLECGMTYQTDNTVKEIEDHLFLIDCSKLEKSMKYDTLMAAPRLLKRNYFDFSK, from the coding sequence TTGATTTGTCAATGGTGCGAATCTGACACAGCAAGTGAAACGAGCAACACAGTGTATTGGGAACTTCCAGATGGAACAAATGCGATCGAAATTCAAGACACACCATCCATTCATTGCTTGGAATGCGGTATGACCTATCAAACAGATAATACTGTGAAAGAAATTGAAGATCATCTATTTTTAATCGATTGCTCAAAGCTCGAAAAAAGTATGAAGTATGATACACTTATGGCCGCTCCACGCTTATTGAAGCGAAACTACTTTGATTTTTCGAAATAA
- the ablA gene encoding lysine 2,3-aminomutase, translating into MRNTLFKPKRHWKEIELWKDVTEEQWNDWVWQLTNTIKNLEDLKKVVNLTPEEEEGVLISTKTIPLNITPYYASLMDPDDSRCPVRMQSVPISAELHKTRYDLEDPLHEDEDSPVPGLTHRYPDRVLFLVTNQCSMYCRYCTRRRFSGQIGMGVPKKQLDTAINYIASNSQIRDVLISGGDGLLINDNILEYILKNLREIPHVEIIRIGTRAPVVFPQRITENLCNILKKYHPVWLNTHFNTSIEITEESKRACEMLSNVGVPVGNQSVILAGINDSVPIMKQLMHDLVKIRVRPYYIYQCDLSEGIGHFRAPISKGLEIMEGLRGHTSGYAVPTFIVDAPGGGGKIPLQPNYIISQSSNKVVLRNFEGVITSYPEPTNYQSGSAEDYYKKVYPEVFEKFESNGVLSIIDDTKFNLTPEGLKRLDRRKTYKENTEHSSLKDKRDKRDELKEKKFQSQMKKYETVGAKEE; encoded by the coding sequence ATGAGAAACACTTTATTCAAACCAAAAAGACATTGGAAAGAAATCGAGCTTTGGAAGGATGTTACAGAGGAACAATGGAACGATTGGGTTTGGCAATTAACGAATACTATCAAAAATTTAGAAGACTTAAAGAAAGTAGTTAACTTAACACCAGAAGAAGAGGAAGGGGTTTTAATCTCAACAAAAACAATCCCATTAAACATCACGCCATATTATGCATCGCTTATGGACCCAGATGATTCAAGATGTCCGGTGCGAATGCAGTCTGTTCCAATTTCTGCGGAATTGCATAAAACAAGATATGATTTAGAAGATCCCCTTCACGAAGATGAAGATTCACCAGTACCTGGGTTAACACATCGTTATCCGGATCGCGTGTTGTTCCTAGTAACAAACCAATGCTCCATGTACTGCCGTTACTGCACAAGAAGACGCTTCTCCGGACAAATCGGAATGGGTGTACCAAAGAAACAGTTAGACACAGCCATTAATTATATCGCATCTAACTCACAGATTCGAGATGTGTTAATTTCCGGAGGAGACGGGCTCCTTATTAATGACAATATTTTAGAATATATTTTAAAGAATTTACGTGAGATTCCGCATGTAGAAATTATTCGTATCGGTACAAGAGCACCTGTCGTATTCCCACAGCGAATTACCGAAAATCTTTGTAATATCTTGAAAAAGTATCATCCAGTTTGGTTGAATACACATTTCAATACATCTATTGAAATTACGGAAGAATCGAAGCGTGCATGTGAAATGCTTTCAAATGTTGGTGTACCTGTTGGTAATCAGTCTGTTATTTTGGCAGGTATTAACGACAGTGTACCGATCATGAAACAGCTTATGCATGACCTTGTTAAAATCCGCGTTCGTCCATATTATATTTACCAATGTGACTTATCAGAAGGGATTGGCCATTTTCGTGCACCAATTAGCAAAGGATTGGAAATTATGGAAGGACTTCGTGGTCATACATCGGGTTATGCCGTTCCGACATTTATTGTTGATGCCCCGGGTGGAGGAGGCAAAATTCCATTGCAGCCGAACTATATCATTTCTCAAAGTTCTAATAAAGTCGTATTACGTAACTTTGAAGGTGTGATTACATCTTATCCAGAACCAACAAATTATCAGTCAGGCAGTGCAGAGGATTACTACAAAAAGGTATATCCTGAAGTGTTTGAAAAGTTTGAAAGTAATGGTGTCCTATCCATTATTGATGATACGAAATTTAACCTTACTCCTGAAGGCTTAAAAAGGTTAGATCGCCGCAAAACGTATAAGGAAAATACTGAGCATAGTTCATTAAAAGATAAACGTGACAAACGTGACGAGTTAAAAGAGAAAAAATTCCAATCGCAAATGAAGAAATATGAAACAGTGGGAGCAAAGGAGGAATAA
- a CDS encoding GNAT family N-acetyltransferase: METLNKTYYVEVPASLNPEQQKMMMELEQDAFPGLGAVDEQTLVPLTRYGKLIQYRQQNDPRPIAICEVMRAYNDIQKAYIFGFYVRSDQQGKGIGKLFLQEIYPILKQDGFRKVCLTVSTKNKAAVKLYEKLGFVIKETRLDEFGEGENRYYMEYLIS, encoded by the coding sequence ATGGAAACTTTGAACAAAACCTATTATGTCGAAGTACCAGCTTCATTGAATCCAGAACAGCAAAAAATGATGATGGAGCTTGAGCAAGATGCGTTTCCGGGATTAGGAGCAGTAGATGAACAAACCCTTGTCCCACTTACACGCTACGGGAAACTCATTCAATACCGGCAGCAAAATGATCCAAGGCCGATTGCAATTTGCGAAGTGATGAGAGCTTACAATGATATTCAGAAAGCCTACATTTTTGGGTTTTATGTCCGCTCCGACCAGCAAGGGAAAGGAATCGGGAAATTATTTTTACAGGAAATTTATCCGATTCTAAAGCAAGATGGTTTTCGTAAGGTTTGCTTAACGGTCAGTACTAAAAACAAGGCAGCCGTCAAGTTATATGAAAAATTAGGGTTTGTCATAAAAGAGACAAGATTAGATGAATTTGGCGAAGGGGAAAATCGCTATTATATGGAATACCTCATTTCCTAA
- a CDS encoding M81 family metallopeptidase codes for MRKHRIGIAFFYHESHSFSPMKTEIEQFRNEGYFIGDEIYDAYTGTKTEVGGFLDVLKQERDVEIVPLLCAAAVPSGVVSAEAYSIIEEQMLESIREAGRLDGLLLALHGAMVVEDLFDPEEHLLGKIRELIGPSVPIATTLDMHANLSEKMIHYTPLHFGFKTYPHVDMYEQGVHASMALLKQLKEGVHYYASFEKLPMMPPSINMRTAEGPMRKMIEWAKQAEEEEEIYNVSVFGGFPYSDIPMVGASVLVVSLNPQKGKETAQKMASLFWSVREEFIMNLPGVKEGLDLAMSIEDDKPVVLADISDNPLSCGSGDTTELLREMVKLDIPDTLFGGLYDPESIEACRKKGTGNKVSLSLGGKVSPEFGKSVQVEATVVALSDGVFHNSGPFNQHLRVDLKGAAHIRVGNMDILLIGRPMSANDPEMFRHIGLEPSTKRILGLKAKNHFRAAFEPIVGRIIYVDAPGVASNRLTTFTYRYIPKPIWPLNEIEYEVELRGTEKWKL; via the coding sequence ATGAGAAAACATCGTATCGGTATCGCATTCTTTTACCATGAATCCCACAGTTTCAGCCCCATGAAGACTGAAATCGAACAGTTTCGCAATGAAGGCTACTTTATTGGCGATGAAATTTATGATGCCTATACGGGCACTAAAACGGAAGTGGGCGGGTTTTTGGATGTATTGAAACAAGAAAGGGATGTAGAAATCGTACCGCTGCTTTGTGCTGCAGCGGTCCCATCGGGCGTAGTATCAGCAGAAGCCTATTCTATCATCGAAGAGCAAATGTTGGAGTCAATCCGGGAGGCTGGACGGCTGGACGGCTTATTGCTGGCACTGCATGGGGCAATGGTCGTGGAGGACCTATTTGATCCGGAAGAGCATTTACTAGGAAAAATTCGTGAGCTTATCGGACCGAGTGTCCCGATTGCGACAACACTGGATATGCACGCTAATTTAAGTGAAAAAATGATTCATTATACACCACTTCATTTTGGATTTAAAACGTATCCACATGTTGATATGTATGAACAAGGAGTTCATGCTTCAATGGCTTTATTGAAGCAATTAAAGGAAGGTGTGCATTATTATGCTTCTTTTGAAAAATTGCCGATGATGCCTCCCTCTATCAATATGAGAACTGCAGAAGGGCCGATGCGCAAAATGATAGAGTGGGCGAAACAAGCCGAAGAGGAAGAAGAAATTTATAATGTGTCCGTATTTGGTGGCTTTCCTTACTCGGATATTCCTATGGTTGGTGCAAGTGTACTGGTTGTTTCGCTCAATCCACAAAAAGGAAAAGAGACAGCCCAAAAGATGGCTTCCTTGTTCTGGAGTGTAAGAGAAGAATTTATCATGAATTTGCCCGGTGTAAAAGAAGGGCTCGATTTGGCGATGTCGATTGAAGATGACAAACCGGTCGTGCTGGCGGACATCTCGGATAATCCTTTAAGCTGCGGGAGCGGGGATACGACAGAGCTGCTTCGGGAAATGGTGAAGCTGGATATTCCGGATACATTGTTTGGCGGGCTCTACGATCCAGAATCCATTGAGGCCTGCCGCAAGAAGGGAACCGGAAATAAGGTATCGTTGTCCCTTGGAGGAAAAGTATCGCCTGAATTTGGGAAGTCCGTACAAGTCGAAGCAACGGTAGTGGCCTTATCAGACGGTGTATTTCACAATTCTGGACCGTTCAATCAGCATTTAAGAGTCGATTTAAAGGGAGCGGCTCACATACGTGTTGGCAATATGGATATCCTCCTCATTGGAAGGCCGATGTCAGCAAATGATCCGGAAATGTTTCGTCATATTGGTCTTGAGCCATCGACAAAGAGAATTCTTGGGTTAAAGGCAAAAAATCATTTTCGGGCAGCGTTTGAGCCGATTGTGGGCCGTATCATTTATGTGGATGCACCTGGTGTTGCATCCAATCGTTTAACAACTTTTACGTATCGTTACATTCCTAAGCCAATATGGCCGCTGAATGAAATCGAATATGAAGTAGAACTAAGGGGGACAGAAAAATGGAAACTTTGA
- a CDS encoding aldehyde dehydrogenase family protein: MSSQIKTDILQGDLYINGKWVSAPDQSYFESLNPATGELVGICAAATTEQVDEAVAKANVAYSQWKITPIPERAVYLTKAAQLFERRKEELARVMTMEMGKVLPESIGEVGVVIATAQYMAGEGRRLFGETVPTSFPDRNVRMVREPLGVTACITPWNFPVALASYKIFSALISGNTVVWKPASEVALSAKIFVEVLEEAGLPAGVVNLITGSGRTVGQTLAEHSDVKIISFTGSTEVGQKLAEMSSKTLKRISLELGGKNAVIVLKDADLDKAADGIVKSAFTTTGQRCTAASRVIVESPVKELLVQKLVELTKSMKIGNGLEEGKQVGPLVNEDQLHTVEKYVKTAIEEGGQIVSGGQRVQELGGYYYQPTIIENVKPNDTIAQEEIFGPVLAIIEVDSYEEAIEVNNGTIYGLSTSIYTESLHYANRAAKEAVSGLIYINNGTSNAEMGVAFGGMKMSGNGHREVSHHVFDVMTEWKSIYTNY, encoded by the coding sequence ATGTCTAGTCAAATCAAAACAGATATTCTTCAGGGAGATCTTTATATAAATGGAAAATGGGTAAGTGCCCCTGATCAGTCCTACTTTGAAAGCTTAAATCCGGCAACGGGGGAACTTGTCGGCATATGTGCGGCCGCCACAACAGAGCAAGTGGATGAGGCTGTCGCAAAAGCGAATGTAGCCTATTCCCAATGGAAGATCACTCCCATTCCTGAACGAGCGGTTTATTTAACGAAAGCAGCCCAATTGTTTGAAAGACGAAAAGAGGAACTTGCTCGTGTCATGACAATGGAGATGGGAAAAGTGCTGCCAGAGTCTATAGGCGAAGTTGGAGTGGTCATCGCGACTGCTCAATATATGGCAGGTGAGGGACGACGCCTGTTTGGAGAAACGGTCCCGACCAGCTTCCCAGACCGGAACGTAAGAATGGTTCGTGAGCCTCTTGGAGTTACGGCGTGCATAACCCCCTGGAACTTCCCAGTTGCGCTTGCTTCCTACAAAATCTTTTCAGCTCTGATTTCTGGTAATACCGTCGTATGGAAGCCTGCTTCAGAGGTTGCGCTATCGGCAAAGATATTTGTGGAAGTGTTAGAGGAAGCCGGATTGCCAGCAGGAGTTGTGAACTTAATTACTGGTTCAGGAAGAACGGTTGGTCAAACACTCGCAGAGCATTCAGATGTTAAAATCATTTCGTTTACGGGCTCAACAGAAGTCGGACAAAAGCTAGCTGAAATGAGTAGTAAAACGTTAAAACGTATTTCATTGGAATTAGGTGGGAAAAATGCAGTGATCGTCTTGAAGGACGCGGACTTGGACAAGGCGGCAGACGGAATCGTAAAATCAGCGTTTACGACAACTGGTCAGCGCTGTACAGCGGCAAGTCGAGTAATCGTTGAGAGTCCAGTAAAGGAACTGCTCGTACAAAAATTAGTTGAATTAACAAAGTCTATGAAAATAGGAAATGGACTTGAAGAAGGGAAACAAGTGGGCCCTCTCGTAAATGAAGACCAGCTTCATACAGTCGAAAAATATGTAAAAACAGCGATTGAAGAGGGTGGGCAAATTGTGTCAGGTGGGCAGCGTGTCCAAGAATTAGGCGGTTATTACTATCAGCCGACAATCATTGAGAATGTGAAACCAAATGATACCATTGCACAGGAAGAAATTTTTGGCCCTGTTCTTGCCATCATTGAAGTAGATTCATATGAAGAAGCCATAGAGGTAAATAACGGGACTATTTATGGTCTATCAACTTCCATTTATACTGAGAGCCTTCATTATGCGAACCGTGCTGCAAAGGAAGCGGTAAGCGGACTTATCTATATTAATAACGGAACATCCAATGCCGAGATGGGAGTGGCGTTTGGGGGTATGAAAATGTCCGGAAACGGTCACCGTGAAGTTTCCCATCATGTATTTGATGTCATGACAGAGTGGAAGTCGATTTATACAAATTATTAA